CGCCCTGCGGAGATAACAAAAGTGCCGTCGACCTGCAGCAGACACTCTTCGAATGTGCAGGCGCCCGAGAGTAGCTGCGACAGTCCCTTCTGCTCCCTCGAAAGGTTCATTACTTTGCCAAAACAGGGGCGACGCATGTCGCCTTCGATGAGTAACACGCGTTTGGTCTTTGCCTGCGAAAAGGCCAGATTCATCGCGAAGGTCGATTTTCCCTCCTCTCGCACCGACGATGTCACTACGACGATCGGGCGCGTGGTGTCGAGTGCCGAAAGCAGCACTCCGGTTGAAGCAGTGCGTATCGATTCCGCAAAGAGCCCATGCGGTTGATCCAGCACGGCGCGGGCGGTATTTTGCTTGCCGTTCCCAAGCAGTACCGGCAATGCGGCCAAGAACGGCTGACGAAGCTTCGCTTCGACGTCTCTACTCGTTTTTACCGTATTGTTCAGGGCCTTCAGGAGTAGCGAGCCAATCACGCCGAGAAACAGGCTCAGCGCCGCGGCAATCGCCACCGTGCGTGCCTTGGCCGGCCGTATGGGCAACAAAGCCGGCACGGCTGCGTCAACGAGGCGTGCGTGGGATGATTGGGAATACTTGCTGGCGTTGGTCTCTTTGAAGCGAGACAGGAAAGTCTGGTAGAGCCGCCGGTTAGTGGCCGCCTCCCTTTCGAGCACACCCAACCCGATCTCCTTCTGGTTGAGGTCTTGAATCGTTCCTTTGGACCGCGCCAGTGCTTGTTCAATCGTGTTCTCCGTTGCCCGAGCCGCTTCGTACTCCTTAGTGACGCTCGCCACTAAATTTTGAATTTGTCTTCGCGTGTTGGCTCGCGCAGCGCTCACATCGCTGCTAGCCGCCAGAAACTTCTGGTGGTTGGACCCGTAGCGTTGCGAAACCTCGGCAGCCTTTCTCTCCGCCTCGGCTTCGATCTCCTTGGCCCGCTGCACCGACACGCTTTTGACAACCTCAGGCACCGATTCGTAATCACCTGCCCTCACTTGGTTTTGGGCCTGCTCGGCCTCAGAGCGGCGAAGCCGGGCCTCCACGAGCTTCTCGGTCAACGCCTCTAGCTGGCTGCCGGCGCCGCTAAGCACCGTGTTTTTGCTGTCAAGCATGCCTTCCCGGTCGCGGTAGGCCTGCAGCGCCCTCTCCGATGCGTCCCATTTTGCCTTGAGGTCCGCTAATTGTTGGTGGAGCAATTGCTCGGCATTTTCGCTCATTTTGTAGCGCGCATCCAAGTCGGCCTGCATGTACGCTTCTGCAGTTGCGTTGGCAACAGCGGCCGCCAGCATCGCGTTGTGGGACTCGAAACTTACCTTGACCAAATGGCTCAAACGCACGGGCTCGATAGACAGATTCGCAGTGAAGGCCTCCAGTACCTGATCCTCGAGTGACGCCTTGTCGAGCGCACCGACAGGCTTCGAATGTAACGCCGCCGAAGCCGGAAGATGCTCGTTCATCCACTTCTCGAGCGCAGACGGCTTTTTCTGGCGCGGATCGAACTCCGGATGCTCGGCGAGCTTCAGCTTTGTGAAGACTCGCCGTGCGACCTCACGCGACTTTAGGATGTCTGTCTGGGTCTGGAAGTACTCTTTGTAGTAAGGGATCGCACCACTGTAAGCATCGCCGATCTGCAGTAGGCTTCGTCTCTCCATATCGATCAGCACCGTGGCACTGGACCGATAGACCGGCGCCATCTGTGAAACGGCCACGTAGGCGATGACGGCAACAAGCACTGCGAGCGCAAGGATCCTCCACTT
The genomic region above belongs to Pseudomonadota bacterium and contains:
- a CDS encoding polysaccharide biosynthesis tyrosine autokinase; this encodes MNKPASIPAEMVPAEGRYHGGPPSNLNLTQEETPEFVEHWRAIMLDKWRILALAVLVAVIAYVAVSQMAPVYRSSATVLIDMERRSLLQIGDAYSGAIPYYKEYFQTQTDILKSREVARRVFTKLKLAEHPEFDPRQKKPSALEKWMNEHLPASAALHSKPVGALDKASLEDQVLEAFTANLSIEPVRLSHLVKVSFESHNAMLAAAVANATAEAYMQADLDARYKMSENAEQLLHQQLADLKAKWDASERALQAYRDREGMLDSKNTVLSGAGSQLEALTEKLVEARLRRSEAEQAQNQVRAGDYESVPEVVKSVSVQRAKEIEAEAERKAAEVSQRYGSNHQKFLAASSDVSAARANTRRQIQNLVASVTKEYEAARATENTIEQALARSKGTIQDLNQKEIGLGVLEREAATNRRLYQTFLSRFKETNASKYSQSSHARLVDAAVPALLPIRPAKARTVAIAAALSLFLGVIGSLLLKALNNTVKTSRDVEAKLRQPFLAALPVLLGNGKQNTARAVLDQPHGLFAESIRTASTGVLLSALDTTRPIVVVTSSVREEGKSTFAMNLAFSQAKTKRVLLIEGDMRRPCFGKVMNLSREQKGLSQLLSGACTFEECLLQVDGTFVISAGRIPAKPLELLASQEFRDLLAMLRDRCDMIIIDSPPVQLVSDALVIGSQSTGLIYVVMANKTLAPLARAGLKRIASANIPIFGVVLNAQDFKKAERYYGDYASVSSAAYYLPAPQTPNEKRGFRAVATSLLRRTFGRWRTRQVWKIKKPNIAM